GACCATCATGATCACAGATTTCTTTCTGGAGGTTAACCTTACAGAACACGGTCACAACTTCCAATCTTAAGTCCGACAAAACAAACTCTGCTTCTAAGTACAAGGTTATACTAAAGGCCCCACAATTTCATAACAATTGTGATTAGTCACATAAGTTTCCAAGTGGCATAAAAATGTGCATTGACAATCTTGCAAAAGTTCTCAACTAAAAGCAACAAGCAGGGCTTTACAGCATAATGCCCCAATGGGCTGAAACACAGGAGAGATGCATAGGGTCTTACTTAAAAGCAGCAGAATAAAAGCATACAACATGAACTTTCTAAATACACAAGGTTAGACCAAGAGAGAAAACCTCTAAAGTTGCAGTGTTCTGTAATTCTTCTAGTCTACAAAACGTATTGGTGAATCAAAAGTGTTAGCAAGGGCTGGGCACGgcagcttgtaatcccagcactttaggaggccaaggtgggaggatcccttgagcccaggagttaagagcagcctgggcaacacagcaagacctccatctctacaaaaatgtttaaaaaaacagctggtcatggtggcacacacctataatcccagcacatgggaggctgaaatgggagaattgcttgagcccaagagtttgaggctatgattgcatcactgcactccagcctgggcaacagaatgagatcctgtcttgaagaaaaaaaaaatcaggcaggcacagtgtttcatgcctgtaattttagcactttgggaggccaagatgggcagatcgtTGAacaaaggagttcaagaccagcctgggcaacagagtgagaccctgtttttatttattaaccaAAATCAAGGGCTCTCCTCCTTTTGCCAACTCAGCCATCCTGCCTTTTCAGCTGGCTCTGGCCCCTGCTGTACTTCCCTGCCAAAAGCACCCTCCACATTATTTTGTGATAAGGCCTCCCCAGGTCCTGGCGGACAGAAGATAATGCCTTCCAAGGAAGAGGCCTGGGTATGGTCACCACTACCCCTTCCCCTAAAATGAAATGGAGATAGACAGGTCTGCaagcaggggaaggagggggtgGGCAGCTCAGCTCTTGTACCTAGAGGGGTTTGGACTtggtggaggaagaagaaagagttggGGTTAGTCTAAAAGAACACagcataaaatggaatattagcTATCCCTGCCCTTGGGACTTCCTGGTCTCTCTGTTCAGCAGCCTTGCACTGTCCCCGTTGGAAGATTCTAGGCCTTGCTAAAGAGGGTAAGGCATAGGGGAGGCAGTTTACAGCGCAAGCCCTCCCTCTCTGGAGACCAAGAGAGGCAAACACCactaaagcctttttttttttttttttttttttttcagatggagtattgcccttgttgcccaggccagagtgcaatggcgcgatctcggctcatcacaacctccacttcctgggttcaagcaattctcctgtctcagcctcctgagtagctgggattacaggcattcaccaccacacccaggtaattttgtattttttactaaagGTCCCCACAACTTGATAACAATTGTGATTAGTCACATACGTTTCCAAGTGGCATAAAAATGTGCATTGACAATCTTGCAAAAGTTCTCAACTAAAAGCAACAAGCAGGGCTTTACAGCGTAATGCCCCAATGGGCTGAAACACAGAGAGATGcatagaagagatggggtttctccatgttggtcaggctggtctcaaactcccaacctcaggtgatccgcccacctcagcctctcaaagtgctggggttactacaggtgtgcactgcacCCGACCCAAAGTCTTTCTTGTTGAGTTtaagaaaaaatctttttctttagttGTTATTGTTTCTAAGccatcatttaaagaaaaaatggtgtGAGATCTGGGTATGTGTAGACAGGCCCCATGACCAGGAAGACCCCCGTCCCCAGTGCCCACAGCCTGGCAGCCTAACAGGTAGAGGCAGGGGGGCTGCCAGAGCACCTGGATTCCATGGGGTCCAGTAACTGGGGCTGAGGAGGGGATCCCGTCCTTGCCCCTCCCTCATTCACATGCGTAGATAGGCCAGTTTGGCAGAGTTCCTGGGGATTAGGGGCTCTCCTGTGCATTGGCAGGTGGCCCACCTGGGTCCACAGGCAGTTATGGAGGCTTCTGTAGACGTGGGAGCAGGCAACAGGGCTGATGGTGGCCTGGGCAAAATTCATGGGAAAGGTGATGGCCAGGCATTGGTGGAGCACAGAACAGACCCTCGCAAGCTGTAGCAGGCTGTGATGTCAACCACTGCGGGGCAGGAGGAGCTGTATGATCACAAAGAATGTGCTGTCCACTGCTTCGTGCCCTTGACCTCACCCATGCCCAGTAGCCGGCTGTGTGCTCATCCTGCCAGAGGCCCAAGAGTCCACTTGGTGGTAGCCGGGCCTGTGCTCTTGAGGCCATGGAATGTCCAAGTCTGGGTGGCACCAGGCATCAAATGCACCCACTTCATCTTGGGTGATGAGACTCATAGCTTGCCACAACCAGGGTGCAGAGCTACTGTGAGCACAACCAGCGCTCATGCGAAGGCCGGCAGGCTGGGGGCTTGAAGCATAGGCCTCAAAGAGGCACTGTCCTCCAAGTAGTGACTTGCAGGTGCCCTTGTCAAAAATGGCTGCGATGGCCACAGTATCGGGTCCATACCATAAAGATGATGGCAGTGCACATCCACAGCACTGGGTAGATGCAGCGGCATGTGACAGCCATGTGATGTTAACACAGAACAGCATGAGGCCATACGGAAACAGCAGAGACTGGCCACAAGGGCCACAATCTGAGAGCTGAGTCCACCGAACACGGAGAGCCGGAGTGCACAAAACAGAAAGACAGCAGAGCGCCCCCCACCGGCCTAAGCCCAGATCCACCACCCACAGGAGGCCAGAGGGAGCCTTAGGTAGGTAGCCCCCCACATCCCAGGGCAGCACTTAGCCAGACTGGAACCCGTAGGGCCTAGAAGGGGCCTCCGTGGGCCACCTTGCGAGGCCTCCCCTGGCTCTGCAGGGCCTATCCCCCAGCAGGTAGTACTGCAGGGGGTTGGCCCACAGGTCATCTTTAATAATCTGGGCAACGCTGTCGGCCTCTGGGAGGCTGTGCTGTGAAAACCAGCTGAAGAAGCTTCGGACAGTGTCCCGGTTCCTGTGTACGAGGGCCGGGGGTTCCTGGCCCCGGTGCCACCGGATGCGAGTCGCAATAGACACCACTCGGCCTGAGGGTCTGCATTCATACTCCTTCACGATCACCTTGTTCTGGAAGTAGGGGTTGCTCCAAAACCGGAACTTGAATTTGCAACCTGTCCTGGAGTGCCTGAGCTCCCTCACCTCCAAATTCATCAGGTAGCAGAGCATGTCTTCATCTCGAGGGCTGATCATGGCTGACAGCTGCGGGTGGTTCAGAAAGGCAGTGACCCAGAAGCCGGGAATATTCTGGATGATGAAGCTCCTACGGGCGAGGTGCAACCTGTGCATCCGCCCAAACCTGCGCTCAAGCTGGAGGTAGGCCCTGTCGGCCTGGGCGCTCATGGCCTCCGCCTCCCACTGGATGGCCTCCAGAGGGTCCACAATTAGAACACCAAAGTTCAGTGGTCCCGCGCCCTCCTGTGCCTCCGCTCCCACCTCCTGCTTCTCATCCCCCACTAGCTTCTCCCCCACCTGCTGCTTCTCCACCTCCTCTGCGGCCTCCTCCTCGAAGATGGCGCCCTCCTCTGTGGTCGCGTCCTCGGCCTTCTCGCCGGCTCCCGCCCGAGTCCCCGGGCCCTCTGAACCGCAGGTTTCTGGGCCTTCGTCCGGTACCCGACCGTTTTCCAGGCTCAGGGCAGTCGCCGCGGAGGTCGCTTCGCCGCGCCCGGGGGAAGGGAGGGCAGTCCCGAGGCCCGCTGCGGGGTAGAGGGACCCGCGCCCCATAGCTTCTCGGGCCCAGGCCGCGGGGGCCATGCGCACGTCCCCCTCCTGCTCAGGGCCGAGCGGCGGGCGCGCCGCGGCTTCCGGGGTCCCTGCCCTCTCGTCCGCCATCGCCTGCGGGAGCCTCTGGCCTGGAGGGGCTCGGGGAGCGCGGGCGACTGCGGGCTGGGCAATAGGGGCGGCTGTCGGCAGGAGGACAGTGGGCGGAAGGCTCCGCCCCGCGCGCCCCCTTCTCGGATGTGATTCGCTGGGGTCCCCCGCAGCCGGGCGAGCGGCCTGAAGGCCGGGAGGAGGGGTATGGGGCTGCTCGATGAGGACGTGATCGCGGGCGCCAGACAGAACTGGCCCCGGATTCGTTGGCACTGGCGATGGCGATGGCGAtagaggtggaggtggggagaagtTATGTACCAAGCAAGGGTCAGCTCGGAGCAAACACCAGGGGACAGGCCCAGTCACTGGTCCTGGATAATTAAAACTTTCCCATCACAGCCACCACGCCAGGCGACTGCTGAACGTTCCCTACCTGCACTGGGCAGGCAGGAGTCGCCCGGCTCCCGCACTCGAGTGTCTCTTTGGGCCAGTTGTAGGACATTCGCAGCCTTGCATTGGATAAATTACTCCGGCACATGCAGAAGGCTTAAAGAGGTATCCCCTACGACTGACCAGATTCAAACCAGATAATGGTAATCTCTCACAAAGGTGATCAACGCATTCATGTAGGGAAAGAAGGTGCTTGAAATATTCATGTGGGGAAAATAAGCAAGGTTGGAGTGGAAGGATCTGGGGCGAGAGGGTGTTAAATGCTACAAACAGGGAGGGAGTGGGCATCTGCCTGGTTTCTTCAACAGGAGTTGGTTCCTCCTGGGCTGGGTGGCAGAAGCCAGGCGGACCCTGCTTAACTTTGTCGTAGGCCCAAAGGCTACCCTCCAACGATGGACTCTAGCCTTAAGTGCAGAGACTGTACCTAGGCAGACTTTTCCTCCCCCACCAGCTTCTCCCCCACCTGCTGCTTCTCCACGTCCTCCGCTGCCTCCTCCTTGAAGATAGTGCCCTCCGCCGTGGTGACATCCTCAGTCTTCTTGCGCTGGATGAGCCAGCCCTAGAAGTCCTTGATCCTGCAAATCTGTGTTCCTGTGGTCTCAGCTCCCAAACTGTGACCTACGAAGGTCTGTACCCCCTACCTCTGCCCAAGTCCTTGCCACCTCTTCCAGAAAGCTTTCGGCGTTTTCCTGACCAATAGATACAACAGCTCCCTCATCTGAGCCCTCAGACCTATACTGTGGTATACACTCCTTAGGGAGCAAGGTGGATTTCCTTAGGGTCCTAGCTAGAGTTTTAACCTACTGGGGTGGACACTGAACATTTGTCAAGCAAAAGGCCAAAGATGAAGGGTCAACCCACTGCCTTTGTACACAAAACACCTGCCCCCACAGGCTCTTGGGCTGGACTCCAAGTGACTTGCACTGCTTGGCCATGGACACTGGCTCCAGACTACAGAAGTCAGTTCAGTCTGAGCCCCTGATGGAAGGATCTCAGCACAAGGGTTGTCGCCCAGGATAGTGGTGATGACCTTCACTAGGTCAAGGTCAGGCGAAGCCATGTAAGCCTCTCAGTAGTCTGCCTGAACCCAGTGGTTGGGCACAAGTGTAGGTTAGGTCAGGTCCTAGCTGTCACCAGCTGTCCACCTTGGGCAGTGATGAGCATGAACATTTTTGCTTTCTTGGACAACCAGCATCTATTCCTCATCCTAACAGTGCCCCAAATTTCCTTTGAGAAACcactcctcctgtctcagccttgttGTCACTGGCATATGGTGACTGGTTTGGGATGGTGCAGAATCCCATCAAGGCCAATGAAACAGGATGCTTACTGGGGCTTCTGCTCCAAGTCCTCTCCTGAGAGCCCTGAGGGTTGCTTCCTTTTGGTGGGCAGTGTGTGAGAATGGCAGGTCTGGAATCCAGGTAGCATTCTGCTCACTCCCACAGAAAGAGGAAATCTACTTTGTAGGGCCTGTGGATGAAGTCACAATTGCATGACAGAGcagggagaaataggaatgctgaGGCCAACTGTGTGGAGCCACTAGATCAAACCTAACCTAGAGACTGTTATACAGTTGGCGTTTTTCAGTTACACGCAATTGCACTGTGCAAAGCCAATTTGATTTTGGCTGTCTGACCCTTGCATCCAAGATAGAATTATGCCACTTACCTCAAAGGCATACAAATAAGGTATTTAACGTCAAAGTAAAAAGCTTGCAGGTGCTGATGGGAAGGGTTTTTACTGTCTGCCCTACACTCACCACCAACCTGGATGCTAAAGATGTCCGGAGATTCCAGTTCTTCCCAATTCCAGGCTCTCTCCAACCCTTTCCCAATCAGACAGGTTCACAACTCCCAAACACATCATTCAGAAGTTTTTAATAAACAACTTCattataaaaaccttttttttttttttgaaaatgtaattctGTAAAACATTGAAAAATCTACTTTAACAAAGATATGCCCTGTGCATTTTCTAATGGCACTTATACTTTACAATTTAAAACCTTGTTTTATATAAAGCCAAAAATACTCCAAGAGGTTATTCACTGTGTTTACAAAGTGCTAGAAGATTTTTGTCttgtaattttctctttaaataatcTGGAGTTACAAAAGAGTGGCTCCAAAGCCTTGACCACTGGTAGGGAGGGAGAAGCGTAAGTGGTGTTTTAGGAGTTCTAGTGCCAAATATGCAGAGGTGGAGAGGTGTGAGTGGGAAGACTCAGCTAAGGAAGTCAGCTGACAAAGAAATTGAACTGGAATTTTTCCAAACCTCTCCATGGAGGCACTAGATTATTATGGAGAACACCCTTTTCCCTCGCCATAGACCCTACTCTCCAGAGGCAAAGGTCACGGCCAATTCCTTCCACAGCAGGTTCAGAGCTCCAGGAGAGGCCAGGGTGGGGTCCCAGAGGAATCTGGATTTTTCTGGCCAACACCTGCCTAAGGCAAAGTTTCTTATTACATAAATATCcttgttaaaaagcaaaatattgatCCTGTACAATAtaacctgttaaaaaaaaatcgtGCTTACAAATAGCTCCTAGATAagaggggaggtggagagaggatGGAGAAAACAGCTACCAAAAAGGGAGGGGGGAATTTAAAGGACTACTAGGGAAAGTTTTAGGGCAGTGGGAGAATTCCAACTTAGGACAATATCTATGAGCAAGAAAGTAATCACACCTGCTTCCCGGATTTCAATTAAGAAAATGCCATTTGTAAAAGGTTggagggggggggggggaacctCACTGGTGCTCCTTTCCCTGTCTCCCACCTCTTTAAGATGACGCAGAGATCCTTTGAGCTGACATCTGGGCATGTCATTCCCTTACTCCCAGGACTGGACTCAGCCCTGACCAGCTACTGTGTAGGG
This is a stretch of genomic DNA from Saimiri boliviensis isolate mSaiBol1 chromosome 9, mSaiBol1.pri, whole genome shotgun sequence. It encodes these proteins:
- the LOC101035381 gene encoding putative testis-specific Y-encoded-like protein 3, whose amino-acid sequence is MADERAGTPEAAARPPLGPEQEGDVRMAPAAWAREAMGRGSLYPAAGLGTALPSPGRGEATSAATALSLENGRVPDEGPETCGSEGPGTRAGAGEKAEDATTEEGAIFEEEAAEEVEKQQVGEKLVGDEKQEVGAEAQEGAGPLNFGVLIVDPLEAIQWEAEAMSAQADRAYLQLERRFGRMHRLHLARRSFIIQNIPGFWVTAFLNHPQLSAMISPRDEDMLCYLMNLEVRELRHSRTGCKFKFRFWSNPYFQNKVIVKEYECRPSGRVVSIATRIRWHRGQEPPALVHRNRDTVRSFFSWFSQHSLPEADSVAQIIKDDLWANPLQYYLLGDRPCRARGGLARWPTEAPSRPYGFQSG